Part of the Peptococcaceae bacterium genome, GGTGTTATACTTGATACTGGCATTGTATGTGGCGCTCTGTAAAACAAAGAAACCCATCACAAGGATGAGCGCCACTACTATGAGTAGAACGTAGTCAAGACTTTTCAATATCTTGGAAAGCCGCATGCAAACACCCCTTCCGACATCCATTATACCTTGCTTGGACCTGTTTTCAAAAGGATTTTACAGGAAAGAAGGTTTCTCAATGTGTTTCCCGGCAGTGTTTAGCAGTTGTTTCTGGAAGTCAGGCGGTTAATCTTAATAACAGGAATGTTAGCCACCAGAGCAACAGATTTCTCGTCGGTGTTAAGCGATACCTCGGTTCCGCTCCTGTCAATTTCCATGTAGTTGGCAATAACTTTCAACATCTCCTCTTTCAAGCATTCGAGAAGCTGCGGTGAAATGTTTGAACGGTCATGTACCAGAACCAGGCGCAGCCTTTCTTTGGCCACGTTCTTACTGGAAGGAACCTCTTTTCCTACCAGCTTGCCAAACAAATCCATCCCGTATACCCCCTCGTCAATTAACTCCTAAAACCAAGGAGTTTTTTCAACCTGCCGAACAAAGTTTCTTCAATATCCAAAGAAATAAGAGGCACCTGTTCTCCTGCAATTCTCCTGGCTATGTTGCGATAGGCCTGTCCCGCCCACGAATTGGCATCAAGCACGGCCGGTTCTCCCCTGTTCGTTGAAATTACTATTGATTCATCTTCAGGCACTACACCCAAAAGTTCAATAGCCAGGATGTCGATCAT contains:
- the minE gene encoding cell division topological specificity factor MinE → MDLFGKLVGKEVPSSKNVAKERLRLVLVHDRSNISPQLLECLKEEMLKVIANYMEIDRSGTEVSLNTDEKSVALVANIPVIKINRLTSRNNC